One segment of Thunnus thynnus chromosome 19, fThuThy2.1, whole genome shotgun sequence DNA contains the following:
- the LOC137170289 gene encoding proteinase-activated receptor 2-like isoform X2, translating to MFSYCHFTTGGSARGIESRRGVDGNSQDSEVLSNGPPPLNIKGESAPGRESRRGVDGNSQDSEALSNGPPPLNIKDGAIPDIKSPDGVAVGPQDKEILSSHLTTIFLPIIYIIVFAVGLPTNTMAIWVFLFRTKKKHPSSIYMANLALADLLFVIWVPLKISYHFNGNNWIYGEGLCKVLVAFFYSNMYCSIAFITCISVQRYWAVVHPLSTQQRDNHIPVAVSITVWVVVWLITIPLYLYDQQVKVTNYDLQILTCHDVTRESQVEIAAGYFLTMGTLGFVVPTIVCIISYILMLKALRNSMKNVAITKKRRKAVVLIITVLVMFLVCFTPSNVMLLVHHILLLDGADNHLYGVYITTLCLASLNSCIDPFVYYFISKDFRDHVKNTFLCRSERTVKRMKVSFRAPKNSQEQHTTPKSGKTQSTEC from the exons GTGAAAGCGCCCCTGGTAGAGAGAGCCGACGTGGGGTGGATGGCAACTCCCAAGACAGTGAAGCACTGAGCAATGGTCCACCGCCACTAAATATAAAAG ATGGAGCCATCCCTGATATAAAGAGCCCAGATGGGGTAGCAGTCGGACCCCAAGACAAGGAAATCCTGAGCAGTCATCTTACAACTATCTTCCTCCCAATCATCTACATCATTGTGTTTGCTGTGGGGCTGCCCACCAACACCATGGCAATATGGGTATTCCTCTTCAGGACCAAGAAAAAGCACCCGTCGTCAATCTACATGGCAAACCTGGCTCTGGCTGACTTGCTCTTTGTCATCTGGGTCCCCCTGAAGATATCATACCACTTCAACGGGAACAACTGGATCTACGGAGAAGGGCTGTGCAAAGTGCTGGTGGCGTTTTTCTACAGCAACATGTACTGTTCCATCGCCTTTATCACCTGCATAAGTGTCCAGCGTTACTGGGCAGTGGTCCACCCACTGTCCACGCAGCAGAGGGACAACCACATACCTGTTGCCGTCTCCATCACAGTCTGGGTGGTGGTCTGGCTTATCACCATCCCTCTCTACTTGTATGACCAACAGGTCAAAGTAACAAACTATGATCTACAAATCCTTACCTGCCATGATGTCACCAGGGAAAGTCAGGTGGAAATAGCAGCTGGTTACTTCCTAACAATGGGAACTCTGGGATTTGTTGTTCCCACTATTGTGTGTATCATATCCTACATCCTCATGCTCAAAGCTCTCAGGAACAGCATGAAAAATGTTGCCATCACCAAGAAGCGACGGAAGGCTGTGGTCTTGATCATCACAGTGTTGGTAATGTTTTTAGTGTGCTTCACCCCCAGTAACGTCATGCTGCTGGTACACCATATCCTCTTGTTGGACGGGGCCGACAACCACCTGTACGGAGTTTACATCACCACTCTCTGCCTGGCTAGTCTCAACAGCTGCATTGACCCTTTTGTTTACTACTTTATCTCCAAGGACTTCAGGGATCATGTGAAGAACACGTTCCTCTGCAGGAGCGAGAGGACAGTGAAGAGAATGAAGGTGTCCTTCAGGGCTCCGAAAAACTCACAAGAGCAACACACCACGCCTAAgtcaggaaaaacacagagcacTGAATGCTAG